The genomic stretch AGAGTGCCTACGACACCGCCGTGTACGAGGTCCACTACCCCGTCACGCCCGAACTGCGCGCCGCCGCTGCCGCCGAGAGCGCCGTCCTGACCGGCGCGTACGCCATCACGCACCTGGGCACCCGCGCGCAGACCGCGCCCGGCGAGCGACTGGATGGGCAACCGGCCGACGATCACCTGAGCACCCCGCCCGCCCAGGGGGCATAATGACGGGCATGACCAACACCGCCACCCGCGTGCTGCTGGGCGTGCGCGGCATGAGCCGCGACGCCGGAACCACCGTTGCCCAGGCCCTGAGCGCCATGCCCGGCATCGTGAAAGCCACCCCCGACGAGGGCCAGCTGGAAGTCCACTACGACCCCTCGCAGCTGACCGTCATGGACATCGTCCGCGCCATCCGCCGACAGGGTTTCCTGGCCGGCATGATCTGACCGTGGCCCTGGGGTACGTGGGCGTCCTGACCATCCGCGTCGAGATGCCCTGGGTCGCCAGCCTGAAAGAGAAACGCGCCCTGGTGCGCCCCGTCGTCGAACGACTCAAGGTCCGCTTTCCCCTGACCGTCGCCCGCCTGGACGGCCTGGACGCCCACGACTGGGAGGTCATCGGCGTCGCG from Deinococcus soli (ex Cha et al. 2016) encodes the following:
- a CDS encoding heavy-metal-associated domain-containing protein codes for the protein MTGMTNTATRVLLGVRGMSRDAGTTVAQALSAMPGIVKATPDEGQLEVHYDPSQLTVMDIVRAIRRQGFLAGMI
- a CDS encoding DUF503 domain-containing protein, whose product is MALGYVGVLTIRVEMPWVASLKEKRALVRPVVERLKVRFPLTVARLDGLDAHDWEVIGVATLSNDYGWVEETLRMAADYIAKEGPYRVTSEEIEITPLGSSEDE